In Halomonas alkalicola, the following proteins share a genomic window:
- a CDS encoding type IV pili methyl-accepting chemotaxis transducer N-terminal domain-containing protein, whose product MKLLRHSLVARIIASLLAISALALVSIVVTMTVASDSRGDAAAINVAGSLRMNTYQIVSALQRFDQQPGEAARARVTELAERFEQRLASVELTGALPDAEDHPLREHHHRLQARWAEELAPQVALATAGGGVEPDSLRETLDELVAEIDAMVTLLEQNSESKIQLLSALQILFLGLTAVVVVIALYDIRHNLVMPLRHLVVLAREAAHRNFGHRTRLTGNDELALLGRTFDAMAEELGASYAELEARASSKKAELERSNRAMQVMHDGSRALYGGGNDLCASAAPMLRRLEQLLQIGPIRLSLHDPHDERDIPILATHSARRPEYCRDHDCHACLLDPQPLKLQETEAGECLLLPVSVGDLMLGTLEVWYPKSSPLPDSVRRLLNALADQLATAIYLQRRIEEQQQVTLMNERTIIARELHDSLAQSLSYLKMQVARLERMQAKGVGPEIQAPVFDELRTGLDSAYRQLRELLTTFRLKLEGPGLASALRQTVTEFGERLETRIDLTVDLPPHLLNPNEEIHVLQVVRESLANVVKHANAHWAAVSVTFHAARLHVIIEDDGVGLSDDSSPPMHYGLVIMRDRAETLGGRLSLRNREGGGTRVELVFTPQTARLISRHVGEAGVPATPVDPRLDAIATDHHGNRN is encoded by the coding sequence ATGAAACTGCTGCGACACTCCCTGGTGGCCCGGATCATCGCCTCGTTGCTGGCCATCAGCGCCCTGGCGCTGGTCAGCATCGTGGTGACCATGACCGTGGCCTCGGACAGCCGCGGCGACGCCGCCGCCATCAACGTGGCCGGCTCGCTGCGCATGAACACCTACCAGATCGTCAGCGCCCTCCAGCGCTTTGATCAGCAGCCAGGCGAGGCGGCTCGAGCGCGGGTTACCGAGCTGGCCGAGCGCTTCGAGCAGCGCCTGGCCAGTGTCGAGCTCACCGGCGCCCTGCCCGACGCCGAGGACCACCCCCTGCGGGAGCACCACCACCGGCTTCAGGCACGCTGGGCCGAGGAGCTGGCCCCCCAGGTGGCACTGGCCACCGCCGGCGGCGGGGTGGAGCCCGATTCCCTGCGCGAGACCCTCGATGAGCTGGTTGCCGAGATCGACGCCATGGTCACCCTCCTCGAGCAGAACAGCGAGTCGAAGATCCAGCTGCTCAGCGCCCTGCAGATCCTCTTCCTGGGCCTCACCGCCGTGGTGGTGGTGATCGCCCTCTACGATATCCGCCACAACCTGGTGATGCCGCTGCGCCACCTGGTGGTGCTGGCCCGGGAGGCCGCCCACCGTAACTTCGGCCACCGCACCCGGCTCACCGGCAACGACGAGCTGGCCCTGCTGGGGCGCACCTTCGACGCCATGGCCGAGGAGCTCGGCGCCAGCTATGCCGAGCTGGAGGCCCGTGCCTCCAGCAAGAAGGCGGAGCTGGAGCGCAGCAACCGCGCCATGCAGGTAATGCATGACGGCAGCCGCGCCCTCTACGGCGGCGGCAACGATCTCTGCGCCAGCGCCGCCCCCATGCTGCGCCGCCTGGAGCAGCTGCTCCAGATCGGCCCCATCCGGCTCTCGCTCCACGACCCCCACGACGAGCGCGATATCCCGATACTGGCCACCCACTCGGCGCGCCGCCCCGAGTACTGCCGCGACCACGACTGCCACGCCTGCCTGCTTGACCCCCAGCCGCTCAAGCTCCAGGAGACCGAGGCCGGGGAGTGCCTGCTGCTGCCGGTGAGCGTGGGCGACCTGATGCTCGGCACCCTGGAGGTGTGGTATCCGAAGAGCTCTCCGCTGCCCGACAGCGTGCGCCGCCTGCTCAACGCCCTCGCCGACCAGCTGGCCACCGCCATCTACCTGCAGCGGCGCATCGAGGAGCAGCAGCAGGTCACGCTGATGAACGAGCGCACCATCATCGCCCGGGAGCTCCACGACTCCCTGGCCCAGTCGCTCTCCTACCTGAAGATGCAGGTGGCCCGTCTGGAGCGCATGCAGGCCAAGGGGGTGGGGCCGGAGATCCAGGCCCCGGTGTTCGACGAGCTGCGCACCGGCCTGGACAGCGCCTACCGCCAGCTGCGCGAGCTGCTCACCACCTTCCGCCTCAAGCTCGAGGGCCCGGGACTCGCCAGCGCCCTGCGCCAGACCGTCACCGAGTTCGGCGAGCGCCTCGAGACCCGCATCGACCTGACCGTCGACCTGCCGCCCCATCTGCTCAATCCCAACGAGGAGATCCACGTGCTACAGGTGGTGCGGGAGTCGCTGGCCAACGTGGTCAAGCACGCCAACGCCCACTGGGCGGCGGTGTCGGTGACCTTCCACGCCGCCCGGCTCCACGTCATCATCGAGGATGACGGCGTGGGCCTCTCGGACGACAGCTCGCCGCCCATGCACTACGGGCTGGTGATCATGCGCGACCGCGCCGAGACCCTGGGCGGCCGCCTCTCCCTGCGCAATCGCGAGGGCGGCGGCACCCGGGTCGAGCTGGTCTTCACCCCGCAGACCGCGCGCCTGATCAGCCGACACGTGGGCGAGGCCGGCGTGCCCGCCACCCCCGTCGACCCGCGCCTCGACGCCATCGCCACCGACCACCACGGGAACAGGAACTGA
- the narL gene encoding two-component system response regulator NarL, giving the protein MTDKTPDAPASILIIDDHPLLRRGVSQLLELEDDMALLGEAGEPETGIRLALELDPDMVLLDLNMPGMNGIETLKRLRDEGYAGRVVMFTVSDHEEDVVAALQGGADGYLLKDMDPDEMIRQLRQASLGRMVISESLTALLAEALRSQRSRPTAPDIHSLTQREREILRELAGGLSNKMIARKLDITEGTVKVHVKHLLKKLNLRSRVEAAVWAVQEGIDR; this is encoded by the coding sequence ATGACCGACAAGACCCCCGACGCCCCCGCCAGCATCCTGATCATCGACGACCACCCGCTGCTGCGCCGCGGCGTCTCCCAGCTGCTCGAGCTGGAGGATGACATGGCGCTGCTCGGCGAGGCCGGCGAGCCCGAGACGGGCATCCGCCTGGCCCTGGAGCTCGACCCCGACATGGTGCTGCTGGACCTCAACATGCCCGGCATGAACGGCATCGAGACCCTCAAGCGGCTGCGCGATGAGGGCTATGCCGGACGCGTGGTGATGTTCACCGTCTCCGATCACGAGGAGGACGTGGTGGCCGCCCTGCAGGGCGGCGCCGACGGCTACCTGCTCAAGGACATGGACCCCGACGAGATGATCCGCCAGCTGCGCCAGGCGTCACTGGGCCGCATGGTGATCAGCGAGAGCCTCACCGCCCTGCTGGCCGAGGCCCTGCGCAGCCAGCGCAGCAGGCCCACGGCCCCGGACATCCACAGCCTGACCCAGCGCGAACGGGAAATCCTGCGCGAGCTGGCCGGCGGCCTCTCCAACAAGATGATCGCCCGCAAGCTCGACATCACCGAAGGCACGGTCAAGGTCCACGTCAAGCACCTGCTCAAGAAGCTCAACCTGCGCTCCCGGGTCGAGGCCGCGGTGTGGGCCGTGCAGGAGGGGATCGACAGGTAG
- a CDS encoding MFS transporter produces the protein MPAAYPPDLDLDPAGGHRPLAVVLLSPLAFALVFASWTIFAVLGVELKGVLGFGEARFAVLLAMPMAMGALAALPMALLAQRLGGRRVMIACLLLICPFLWGLSHSRDYYHFLLAGAGLGLGAGSLSAGLVYVAGLCPRRHAGLALGLYGAGMVGAGLSYLLLPLVSQAYGWRSAPLLYLLPVLVVAALLWLFADDLEAEPSARPARPLPLAALLARLACWRLWRLALVYSFFYGAFVALALWLPAYLSAQYHLELKQAALTAVPFVLAVGIGQVIGGAWADRRDFRALRWWVSAFVLVCLFLLSYPPFTMRVEGVHAPITLHYEAPLWGFLLLLSLMGAAMGVGKGSLMRLIHRDHRDEMPLVGGLALSLGGLFAALLPLVFVVGNEWVGIRTAGFMFLYGSLVVCMLVMVWDHASGRAGRA, from the coding sequence ATGCCTGCTGCCTACCCGCCAGACCTGGACCTGGATCCTGCCGGGGGCCATCGGCCCCTGGCCGTCGTGCTGCTCTCGCCGCTGGCCTTCGCGCTGGTGTTCGCCAGCTGGACCATCTTTGCGGTGCTGGGGGTGGAGCTCAAGGGCGTGCTGGGATTCGGCGAGGCCCGCTTCGCGGTGCTGCTGGCCATGCCCATGGCGATGGGCGCCCTGGCCGCGCTGCCCATGGCGCTGCTGGCACAACGACTAGGCGGGCGGCGGGTGATGATCGCCTGCCTGCTGCTGATCTGCCCCTTCCTGTGGGGGCTCTCCCACTCCCGGGACTACTACCACTTCCTGCTGGCCGGTGCCGGCCTGGGCCTCGGCGCCGGGTCGCTCTCGGCGGGGCTGGTCTATGTGGCGGGGCTCTGCCCACGGCGCCACGCTGGTCTGGCGTTGGGCCTCTATGGCGCCGGCATGGTGGGCGCAGGGCTCAGCTACCTGCTGCTGCCGCTGGTCAGCCAGGCCTATGGCTGGCGCAGCGCGCCGCTGCTCTACCTGCTGCCGGTGCTGGTGGTGGCCGCCCTGCTGTGGCTCTTTGCCGACGACCTCGAGGCGGAGCCGAGCGCTCGCCCCGCGCGGCCGCTGCCGCTGGCGGCACTGCTGGCCCGCCTGGCCTGCTGGCGGCTGTGGCGCCTGGCACTGGTCTACAGCTTCTTCTACGGCGCCTTCGTGGCGCTGGCACTGTGGCTGCCGGCCTATCTGAGCGCCCAGTACCACCTCGAACTCAAGCAGGCCGCCCTGACGGCGGTGCCCTTCGTCCTGGCGGTGGGTATCGGCCAGGTGATCGGCGGGGCCTGGGCCGATCGGCGCGACTTCCGTGCCCTGCGTTGGTGGGTCAGCGCCTTCGTGCTGGTCTGCCTGTTCCTGCTCTCCTACCCCCCCTTCACCATGCGGGTCGAGGGGGTGCATGCCCCCATCACCCTGCACTACGAGGCGCCGCTGTGGGGCTTCCTGCTGTTGCTCTCGCTGATGGGGGCGGCCATGGGGGTCGGCAAGGGCAGCCTGATGCGCCTGATCCACCGCGACCATCGCGACGAGATGCCCCTGGTGGGCGGCCTGGCGCTGAGCCTGGGCGGGCTCTTCGCCGCCCTGCTGCCGCTGGTCTTCGTGGTGGGCAACGAGTGGGTCGGCATCCGCACCGCCGGCTTCATGTTCCTCTACGGCTCGCTGGTCGTGTGCATGCTGGTGATGGTCTGGGACCACGCCAGCGGCCGCGCCGGGCGGGCCTGA